A segment of the Dunckerocampus dactyliophorus isolate RoL2022-P2 chromosome 19, RoL_Ddac_1.1, whole genome shotgun sequence genome:
ACACACGTCTGAAGAGACACAACCAGAACCAGCAGTACAATCAGAACCAAAACTACAATCACAAACAAAACCAGAACCAGAAGTACAAACAGAAGCAAAACCAGAACCAGAAACAAAACCAGAACCAGAAGTACAATCAGAAGCAGAACCACAAGTAGAAACAAAACCAGAACCAGAAGCAATACCAGAACCAGAAGTACAACCACAACCTGAAGCAGAATCAAATACAGAAGCAAAACCAGAACCAGAAGTAGAACCACAACCTGAAGCAGAATCAAATACAGAACCAGGACCAGCGGAGGTCCTCAATGAAGCTCCTGAGGTCAAAGAGGTGTCTTTGACTGATGACCTCAAGCAGCCGCCAGAAACTGAGGCCCCGCCCACCTCTGTAGCCACACCCCCTGCAGCCGGCCcctccaagaagaagaagaagaagactggCAGGAACCTTTAAACGCGTGCGTGTGTTGTTGCTGCAATGTGTGCAAGCGTACACTAGAGGTCAGTGTCTTCTTGCAGAGCACAGTGGATGCAGTTCGTCACTTATACACTAGAGGGAGACAACATTCATTTGAAGTGAACAACGTTTAGTTTCCTAAAAAGAAtttgaaaaaattaaaacttgattctttcacttttaatttgGAGTGACGTGACAACTTAATTACAACATCAAACACACAGGGGGCGCTAGCACACCACACTAGACCTGCCTTGTCAGCAAAAACTCATTgctagaataataataatatcaatatatgcattatattaattattttattattaatgattgTTAATTTATTGAATGGGGGCTGGACAGGACTTCACCTAGAAGTGAATGAAGTCAACAAAAAAAGATGTAGTGTGCTGACGAGAAGGCCTTTATGAACGATCAACACCACCAAGAAGATCAAGAAGGTCAGTTTGTGCAGCGGAACAGGTCAGAGGTCGTCATCATGCTAGAATGTGGCGTGCTGCGGCGGGAGTGACAAGGTAAACGATGCCTATCCTCTCACAGCCGCCATTAAGCTTAAAATGGCGCCATTACGTGCGCGTGGGGTGCACGTGGACACGCTGCAGCAGTAAAGTGCTgagtcagcacacacacacacacaaagctgaaaGAAGTGAGGTGAACATTTAGATTGTGGTACTTTTGGGTTTATTTTTATCCTTCAACatgctgcacacaaacacacacagacacacacgatGTTGATGACGTCCATAAAGATGAGTCCCATTGAAATGATTTGCTTTGGCCGATCAGTCAGCCGCTTAGCGCCCTCCAGTGGCTCAActttgtcatttcattttttttggccAATCATCATAAAGTGTCCCATTTTGTCCAAATGAGTCTTTGTCTTCCGAGTCCTCTAAAAGGAGCTTATTTGTCGAAGTGATCCAGGAGGACTTCCTGCTAGTCATTATCACCTCCAAGTCACGGAGCGAGCGGCGTCCCAGTGAAGCGTGTCTCATGTCTTGGGGACACGCGGCGTCTCTTGTAGCgttaaatgaagaaaaaaaaaatcaatatgagTCAATATGAAGGCTTGACAGCTttctatgttgtttgtttatttgttacgAGGCCTGAGGCCAGGTGAGTGTGCCCCCATCAGGAGGCCACGCAAACGACACCTTTTCTTCAATACGTTCTACGTGTCGACGTCTGTTAGCGCGCTAGCTGCTAACACGCTCGCTGACATTTGTGGAGCACGGCCACCCACGCTTGTCTCCTTCACCGCTAACTGTTAGCCTCGCGCCTCAGGGGGGCTGGAGGAGGGGTGCAGACAGCCGCTGTGTTGAGATCACGACGTCTTGTAACTTCATGTTACTTCCTGTCAGCGTCAAACTAAAAGTTCCTGAGGAACCAACAGGACGTTGTGGTCCTGTTGAACACGCATGCAAGGAGTGCTGATGCTAAGCTAGGCTAACCTCCGAAAACGAGCATCACATGACCACATCaaacatgacaacatgaaaCTAATCACACATAAATGAAAGGACATGAGCATCTTAATGGCTAGCGCATGCTAACAAGTGTGTTCTCGGTTACACTCGTTTAGCCTGGTTGTCATTTCTCATGCTACATGGAGGTTAGCGGGCCGCTAACTCGAGGCACATGTGTTAgctagcactgctaatgctaacaaCCACACAACCTTCACAGGAAGTGCGTCCTGGCCCCGCCCTCAGGGACTCTGCTGCTCCATGTTGGTGATGAGGGGGTCCTTCTTGAAGAAGTGCAGACTTCTGACGGAGCGCCACACGCCCACGTAGTCGCTGGCCGCCCTCCCAGGGGTGGCGCCCTTCTTGTGAAGGTGCTCCCGCTGCATCTCCACAGCGTCCTCGTCCGTCATGACACCTCCTCCACCATCTCCCAGGGTGACCTCCTGGCCCCCGTCCAGCGGAGGTCCCTCATTTTCCAGGTTCTTGTCGTCGGGCGCGCTCTCCTCACCATGGAGCTCGGGCGTCTGTTGATAGGGCTCACCAGGAGGGGGCGCCGTGTCCTTCCCGCCATCCTCCAGGTCCTCGTAGGAGCTCTTCTTCTTGGTCTCGAAGAACTTGACCACGCAGTACGTTATGGAGCCCACCGTGTTGACGATGACTCCGCCCACAAACATGGCAGTGGGCGCCACATCGTTGAAGGCCAGCATGCCCACAGTGATGGTGGCAATGCTCTTGACCACGCCCACAAAGCTGGTGGTGACGGCGGAGTTGATGTAGGTGCAGTGGTAGGTGGTGAAGTTCATGGCGCAGCCAATGAGCACGCTGAAGAAGAAGATGGTGGCCACGCGGGGGTCGCTCCAGCCGGCGTACGACCACATGTTGATGGCGTCCATGGAGATGACGGCGCACACCAGCAGCAcctgcacacacccacacaggaGGTGacctggacaggaagtgaacccgATGGCCGACGTATGTGCGACGATGTATGTGTGCCTTACGGGAGTGGCCATGATGGCGATGGCGTACTGTGCCGTCAGTGGTCCGTGCTCGCTGTCTGCGCTGGTCTTCTGGATCACAACCAGGTAGGAGGCGTGGATGATGACCGCCAAAACGCCCGTCACGTAACCAAACGGGTCCCCGCTCAGGTCTCCCGCGCCTGATGGACCACAAAGGAACTGGATGAGGGAGATACGAAATTCAACCACGTAATCATCACATAGCCACGCCCCCAAACTACACCTGTGCATGATGATGTCACAAccaggtgatgatgatgatgcagatATCATAGGCAGGTGATGTCATACAGGCAATGACGTAACATGCAAGTGATGATGCCGTGCAGGTGGTGATGCCCCAAACAGTGTTCACATGCAGGTGATATCATCTGCAGGTGACGATGTCACAGGCAATGATGTCACAAGCAGCCGGTGATATCATAAACGGGTGATGAATCATGCAAGTGTGATGTCACAAACAGGTGATGATATCATCCAGGTGATGTCATAAAAAGATGTCATCCAGGTGATATCATCACATGCAGGTGATTAAGTTGTGCAGGTGATATCATGTAACTGATGTCATATACAGGTGATGATGTCCTGCAGGTGATATCAGCAGGTAATGATGTCATAAACAggtaatgatgtcatgcaggtgATATCAGCAGGTAATTATGTCATAAACAggtaatgatgtcatgcaggtgATATCAGCAGGTAATATCATGCGGGTGAcgatgtcataaacaggttatgatgtcatgcaggtgATATCATGCAGATAATGATGCCATGCAGATGATATCACATGCAACTGATATCATCTGCAAGGACGATATCACAGGGCAATGATGTCTCACACGGGTGGTGGTGTTATAAACAGATTTTATCATGCAGGTGATGGCGCCTCCAACAGGTGACGATGTCATGCAGATCGCATACAGCTGATATCATCTGCAAGTATgatgtcacaggcaggagatgaTGCCTCAAACGGGTGAACGATGTCATGCAGGCGTGATGTGACGTTTTACCAGCCAGCGCAGCGCCCCCGGTGGTGATGAGCACGGCGGTCACCACACCGGGGGAGGGGATGCCGTTCTTGAGGACACAGACGCCGATGGAGAGCGTGAAGAGGGGCAGGCAGCGCTTGAAGACCACATACATGGGAAGGCTGAGACCCCGCAGAGACCACAAGGTCAGCGTGGATTGCAGCGTGGACAGGATGCACACTGGAGCAAACTCCTGTCGAAGCACAAGCATCACTGCATGGCTCCCCCTACTGGTGCTCACCAGTAGTACCACCCACATGCTTcactgtacagtacaatacatccGCACACGTGCCGCAGCATTCAAGccaatttttggtcaaaaattaatatctttataacttttttttgtctgaaaataggttgttttcCCCGAATGTCATTCACCCTCACACCATCATTCATAAATACCTGacagtaaaacataaaatacatcaAACGTACATATGTAGCctacacagcacacacacacatatgtagaTGAAcgccccgtgtgtgtgtgtgtgtgtgtgtgtgtcttcagcAGGATTAATGTCCACAGGAAACTGACTTAAACTCTTGGAAGcttgcagtgaggtgaacacaagttcatACGTGATCATAAATCATTACTGGAATTCCAACAGGCAGGCCGTGTGGATTTTGTAGACGCGGCTTCTCGAGCCTGCCGAACCACCGGGATAAAGACCGTGACTCCCATCCCAAGTGTTCATGTGctatcttacattatcattcattagtggcgacTACCTACATACTTCATACTTGAAATGCATTCAATAACCGTGCGAGGCGTATTTAGGTCTTAAACATGGAGTATGTTGCGagcgaacaatggcaattgaagagagagaaggggaggattctggagctgaatcaaaTCTTTTACGGGAAATGTTGATTCAAAATCGGACGTCGATGTCAACCTAGGAGGAGAGTTCGGAGGGGGACCAGCGAGGCGTgtcgaaaataagacattttaaagtgtgattAATCAATTACTTGCAGTTTCTCGCCATTCGCCGGAGGGCCTGGAACATAACGCCcgtgaaaagcggggatctactgtacattgtTCACGACTTAATCTTAATCTTACTTACTGTAGCATCCACGCTAACAAGTAGGAAAGGTTGTCATGGTAACATGATGAAATATGATAATGTCGTTTAAGATGTCAacatctcatttgcatattcTTAACGTGAACATCTCAAACACACCgtgcatgttagcatgttatatCACAAA
Coding sequences within it:
- the slc35d3 gene encoding solute carrier family 35 member D3 translates to MDVLRRRLLGISVAVAHGVFSGTLNILLKFLISNLHFRFLTLIQLCTCSTAALGLEVLRRTGRVSIPPFSLSLSKEFAPVCILSTLQSTLTLWSLRGLSLPMYVVFKRCLPLFTLSIGVCVLKNGIPSPGVVTAVLITTGGAALAGAGDLSGDPFGYVTGVLAVIIHASYLVVIQKTSADSEHGPLTAQYAIAIMATPVLLVCAVISMDAINMWSYAGWSDPRVATIFFFSVLIGCAMNFTTYHCTYINSAVTTSFVGVVKSIATITVGMLAFNDVAPTAMFVGGVIVNTVGSITYCVVKFFETKKKSSYEDLEDGGKDTAPPPGEPYQQTPELHGEESAPDDKNLENEGPPLDGGQEVTLGDGGGGVMTDEDAVEMQREHLHKKGATPGRAASDYVGVWRSVRSLHFFKKDPLITNMEQQSP